The window TGGATCGGGCACCGGCACGGCCGCCATCAGCTTCTTCGTATAGGGATGCTGCGGATTGCCGAACAGGGCCGCGCGCGGACCGGTCTCGACGATCTCGCCGAGATACATCACCGCGACGCGATGGCTCATGCGCTCGACCACCGCGATATCGTGGGAAATGAAGAGATAGGCAAGTCCCATGCTGGCCTGAAGGTCCAGCATCAGGTTGACGACCTGCGCCTTCACCGAAACGTCGAGCGCCGAGACCGCTTCGTCCGCGACGATCAGCTTCGGTCCAAGCGCGAGCGCGCGGGCAATGCAGATGCGCTGGCGTTGGCCGCCGGAGAATTCGTGTGGAAAGCGCGCGGCCATGTCGGCGGTGAGACCAACGCGAACGAGCAGGTCGGCGACCTTCTCCCGCGCCTGCGACGCCGTGGCGAGCCCGTTGGCGAGCAATGGGGCCGCAATCGCCGTTCCCACCGACATGCGCGGATTGAGGCTCGCGACCGGATCCTGAAACACGATCTGCATCTGCTTGCGGAAGTCACGCAAAGTGCGGGCACTCATGGCCAGCACATCCTGCCCGTCGATCAGAACGGTGCCGCTGTCCGGCTCCGTCAGCTTGAGAATGGAGCGGCCCGTCGTCGATTTGCCACAGCCGGATTCGCCAACCAGCGCCAGCGTCTCCCCGGCGCGCAAAGAGAAGGAGATGTTCTCGACCGCATGGACGCGGCCCGAGACCTTGCCGAACAGGCCCGAGCGGATTGGAAAGCGCGTCGTGAGATTGGAGACTTCGAGCAGCGGTCGCTCGGCAATCGAGACTGTATCGGGCGTCTCCGCCGGCTCGTCCGAGGTCCCCGTCGCCTTGTCGACGATCGGAAAACGCATCGGTCGGGTCCGCCCCTCCATCGAGCCGAGGCGTGGCACGGCCGCGAGCAGTGCCCTTGTATAGGGATGCGAAGGGGCTGCGAAGATGCGCGAGGTATGGTCGGTTTCCACCGCCTGACCGCCATACATCACCACGGTGCGGTCCGCGATCTCGGCCACCACGCCCATGTCGTGGGTGATGAAGAGGATCGACATCTCCTCTTCCTGCTGGAGCTCCTTCAGAAGCTCCAGGATCTGGGCCTGGATCGTGACGTCGAGCGCGGTGGTCGGCTCGTCCGCAATCAGCAGCCTCGGCTTGCAGGCCAGCGCCATCGCGATCATCACGCGCTGGCGCATGCCGCCGGAGAAACGATGCGGATGCTCGTGGAAGCGCGATTTCGCCGCAGGTATCCGCACGCGATCGAGCAGGCGAATGGTCTCGACCTCCGCCGCCGCGCGCGACAGGCCGCGGTGCTGGATCAGTGCTTCCGCAATCTGGAAGCCGATGGTCAGCACCGGATTGAGGCTCGTCATCGGCTCCTGGAAGATCATGGCGATGTCGTTGCCACGAACATCCTTCATGCTCGCTTCGGGCAGCGTCAGCAGGTCGCGGCCGGCAAGCCGGACGCTGCCTTCGACGCGGCCGTTCTCCTTCGGAATTAGCCGCATGATCGAGAGCGCGGTGACGCTCTTGCCCGAACCGGACTCGCCGACGATCGCCACGGTTTCCCCCGAGGCAATATCGAACGACACGTCGCGGACGACGGGACTCCATTGCCGTTCGCGGAGGAAGGACGTGGTGAGGCCGGAAACCGACAGCACCGGCGACGGCGCTTTGGCAGCGACGTGGTCAGCTCCGGTTGCGCCCATGCTCATGCCAGTGTCCTAATAGCCACGACTACGATCGACCCGCCCTGGCAGCTCCTCGCCGCGGCGGTGGCGCGCGATTACATCCAGCACGAAATCGACCGCCGTATCCGGCGTGGTCATGCTGGCGTTGTGCGGCGTGATCAGGATGCGCGGGTGGCTCCAGAAAGGATGCCCCGCAGGCAGCGGCTCCGGCTCGGCGACATCGAGGACGGCACCCGACAATGCGCCGCTGTCGAGCGCCGCGAGAAAGTCGGCTTCGACCAGATGCGGGCCACGCCCGACATTGACCAGCGACGCGCCGCGCGGCAGGCGCGCGAACAAGTCTGCATTCAGGATGCCGCGGGTCTCGTCGGTCAAGGGCAGCAGGCAGACGAGAATGTCGGTCTGCGCAAGAAAATCCGGCAACGTCTGCATGCCCGCGTAACAGGTGACGCCGTCGATCTCGCGCGGCGAGCGGTTCCAGCCGAGAAGCGGAAAGCCGAACACCGTGAGGCGTTCGAGCGCGGCCTGGCCAAGCTGGCCAAGACCCATCACGCCGACGCGACGACGTTTGGCCGGCGTGATCCGGATCTCGCGCCAGACCTGCGCCTTCTGCTGGCCGATGAAGTGCAGGAGATCACGGTGCAGGGCGAGCACCGCCATGGTGACGTATTCGACCATGGTCTCGGCGATGCCGGGCTCCAGCATGCGCACGAGCGGAATGTGCGGCGGAGCTTTCGACGCGTCGAACTGGTCGACACCCGCACCGACCGAGAAGACGAGCTCGAGATTTGGGAACGTCGTCGCGATGTCGTCCGGCGGCACCCACACCACGAGATAGCGGACGTCGGCGGGATCGCCGATGTCGGGCCAGAGCCGGAACGGCACATCGGGCGCGCGCTCGGCGAAGAAGCCCGCCCACTCAGCGCCCCGAACCATGTTGGCCTTGTAGAGAACCGTCATGCCGCAAAAACCCTCAGAATGGGCTGACCGGCGCGAGCCGGCGGCCGTCGATCAGGCGCTTGTGGCTGTAGGCCGCGGGATCGACCAGCGGCGTCGCGCCCGTCACGATGTCGGCGGCGAGCTTGCCGGCCGCAGGACCGATGCCAAAGCCGTGGCCGGAGAAACCGGTGGCCAGGAAGAAGCCGGGCATGGCGTCGACCGGCGAGATGACCGGAATGGTATCCGGCGTGCAGTCGATCGTACCGCCCCAGGCCTCCGCGATCTCGATGTCCTTCAATTCAGGATTCGACCTGATCAGCGAAGCCAGCGCCGCATTGACTAGGGACATGTCAGGCGCGGGATCGCGCACGCGCTCGGTCTCGAACGGCGACGGCTTGTCCAGGCTCCAGCTCGTGCCGCGCATGAGCTGGTCGAAGAAGGATTTTCCGAACGACAATTTCAACCCGTTCTTGCGATGCAGATAGGTCGGCCAGAAGGTCCGCGCGTAGCGGAACAGATCGGGCGACAGTTCGACCGTGCCGCGATTGCGCAGCGCCAGGGTAAAGCCGCCGTCGAGGCGGCGGCGGATGCAATAGAAATCGGTGCCGAGCGCGCCGGAGGTGATCTCCGGCCCCGGCGTGGTCCGGCATGCGGTGGCGTTGACGAGGCCGATCGGCAGCTCGATGCCGTGGCGTCGGCAGAACAACGACGACCACGCGCCGCCGGACAGCAGCACCGATTGCGTGCGAATGGTGCCCTTCTCGGTGACGACGGCGCTCACCCGTCCGCCTTGCGTCTCCAACCCGCGCGCGGCGCAGCCCTGGTGAATGGTGACGCCGTGTTTTCGCGCGGCGGTCGCAAGCGCCGGCACCGCCATCGACGGTTCGGCGCGCCCGTCGCTGGGCGTGTGCAATCCGCCGACCCATTTTTCGGCGTTGCCGGGCAGGCGCTCGGCGACCTCGGCCGGCGTCAGCACGGTGGAGTGGACCTGCATCTCGCGCGCGACCGCCGCCCAGCGCTCCCAGCTGGCGAGTTCGTCCTTGCTCTTGGTCAGGAACAACACGCCAGTGCGGCGGAAGCCGGCATCGACACCCGCATCGTTCTGCATGTCCTCCCACAGCCGCAGCGCCTCGCGGGCCAGCGGGATCTCCTCGCGCGCGCGGCCCTGCTGGCGGCACCAACCCCAATTGCGGCTCGACTGCTCGCCGCCGACATGGCCCTTCTCGACCAGGGCGACGGAGAGGCCCTTTTTCGCGAGATGATAGGCCGCGGAGACGCCGATCACGCCGCCGCCGATGACGACGACATCCACCTGCGCCGGCAGGCGTTCGTCACTGTTTATACGGGTGAGCGGCGGGGACATGGGACACTCCAGATATTCAGTTCGATCGAGACAGCTCGGCTCGTCGCTGGTTTGCAGATCACGGGATGTTCATCCGCGGATCGAGCGCGTCGCGCAGGCCGTCGCCGAGGAAGTTGAAGCTCGTCACCGCCAGCGTGATGGCGAGGCCCGGCGCAATCGCGAGCCAGGGCGCACTGGTGAGATAGATCTGCGCATTGTTGAGCATGTTGCCGAGGCTCGCGGCCGGCGGCTGGATGCCGTAACCGAGATAGCTGAGATAGGATTCCAGCAGAATTGCCTTGGCGACATTCAGCGTCGCCGCCACTACGATAGGCGCAACAGCATTGGGCACGAGCTCGCGGAACATGATCCGCAGGTTCGACGAGCCGAACGCGAGTGCAGCAACCGCAAACTCGCGTTCCCGCAGCGAGCGCACCTGCGCCTCGACGACGCGGGCCACCCACATCCAGGCGGTTGCCGCGATCAGCACGGTGGTGGTGACGAAGCCGGGCTCGATGAGCGCCGCGAGCGCAAGCAGCAGGAAGATGGTCGGAAAGCACAGCATGGCATCGACGAGCCGCATCAGCACCGCGCCGACCACGCCGCCATAGAAGCCGGCAAAGGCGCCGACGGCGATGCCCACCGCCATCGCGATCACCATCGCGACGAAGCCGATCGACAGCGAGACGCGCGCGCCCATCATCAGCCGCGCCAGCACGTCGCGGCCGAGTTCGTCGGTACCGAGGATGTGCGCGCCTGACAGCGGCGGTGCGAACCGCTTCATGATATCGATATAGGTGTCGTCGAACGGCAGCAGATAGGGACCAAAGACCGAGCCGAGGACGAGCACCAGAATGATCAACGCGCCCGCGAGCGCAAGGCGATGCCGGCGGAAGCGCCGCCACGCCGCCTGGCCCGGCGCAAGTTGATCGGTGGAGAGGGCGGCAGTCGTCATCCCTAGCCCACCCGAATGCGCGGATCGACGACAGCATAGAGGATGTCAGCGAGCAGCGACCCAATCAGCACCATGATCGCCGAGAACATCAGGATGCCCATCACTACCGGATAGTCGCGATAGCCGATCGAATCGAGGAACAGCCGGCCCATGCCGGGCCAGGTGAACACGGTCTCAGCGACCAGCGCACCACCGAGCAGCGTCGGAAACTGAAGGCCGCCCACCGTGATCATCGGCAGCAGCGCGTTGCGCAAGGCGTGAACCGTAAGGATTCGCCATTCCGGCATGCCCTTGGCGCGCGCGGTGCGAATGTAGTCCTGGTTGATGACTTCGAGCATCGAGGAGCGCATGAAGCGGCCCCACATCGCGGTCTCGACCAGCGCCAGCACCAGCGCCGGCGCAATAAGATGATGGAGCAGGTCGAGCAGGGAGCCGTCGCCCACGGTCTGCCGGTTGCCCGCCGGCAGCCAGCCGAGCTTCACCGAGAACACATAGATGGTGACGAGGCCGAACCAAAAGGTGGGGATCGACAGCGCGATCATGGCGCCGACGGTCGCCAGCGAATCGAACAGCGAATAGCGGCGCAGCGCACCGAGCACGCCAATCCAGCAGCCGAGCAGCACCGCGATGATGGTCGCCGTCGCCATCAGTTCCAGCGTGGCGCCAAGATGCGAGGAGATCACCGCCAACACCGGCTCGCCGTCGCGATACGAGCGGCCCCAATCGCCCCTCAGCATCCGGCCGAACCAGTCGAGATACTGGATCGGCAGCGAACGATCGAGGCCAAGCTGCCTGGTGACGCGATCGAGATCCTCCTGCGTCATCTGCGCGGACGCCGCGAATTGCGAGAGCGGGCCGCCCGGCGCCAGATGCAGGATGGCGAAGCCGATCGCGGACACGATCACCAGCAGCATGATCGCCTGCGCCAGGCGATTGGCGACGTAACGGGCCATCTCAGGCGATCTCGCGCACCTGAACCATCAGGCCCAATACCATTCGCGGATGTTCCAACAGTTGATCGACATGTTGATGTTGGGGCGGAAACCTTGCAGCCCTTCCTTCACGCCTTCGGCGATGAAGCCCTGGAACAGCGGCAGGATCGCGAGATCGTCGCGGATGAGCTTTTGCAGATTGCCATAGGTCGTCTTGCGCTGCGCCAGATCGAACTGCTTGGCACCTTCGGCGAGAAGCCGATCCGCCTCCGGGTTGCGATACTGATAGGTGTTGTAGCCGCGGCCACCCTTGGCAGGAATGGCGCCGGAGCCGAAGCGGGGCGTCACGTCGGGGTCGCTGCCGAGCATGAAATTCACCCCCACGATCACCGAGTTGAATTTTGATTGCTGCCAAAAGTCGCCCCAGATCACGGCGGCCGGCATGTTGTTGACGCGCATCGCGGCACCGATTGCGCGCCAGTCCTGGATCAGCAGCTGCTGGGTCTGCTCGCGCACCGCATTGCCCGACGTCGTTGAATTGGTGAATTCGAGCTTGACGCCGCTCTTCTCGCGCACGCCGCCAGAGCCACGCACCCAGCCGGCCGCATCGAGCAGCGTGTTGGCTTTGGCCGGATCGTATTTGTGCTGCGGCAGCCCCTGCTGGAACGACCAAGCCTGTTGCGGCACGAAGCTTTCGGTCTGCGTCGGCAAGCCGTAGTTCAGCGCGTCGATGATCGCCTGCTTGTTGATCGCGAGGTAAAGCGCCTCGCGCACCGTGCGGTCCGCCAACGCGCCGAACTCCAGATTGGGCGCGATGTGCTCCACCGACGAAGTCGAGGAGACGAAGATCTTGCGGCCCTTCAGCGTCTTCGCCTCCTGGACGAAGTTCGGCAGAATGCCTTGCAGGCCGGTATAGTCGACCTGGCCGGTGCGGAACTGGGTGTAGAGCACGGTGAGGTCAGGAATGTACTTGAACACCACGCGTTCGACGTACGGCCCCTTGCCGTGATAGCCCGCATGGGCATTCAGCTGAATGTGGTCGCCCGGCACGCGCTCGCCCCAGCGGAACGGTCCGGTGCCGACGGGCGCATTGTGGAACGGCGAGGCGTTCGGATCGGTCACCTTCTCCAGGATGTGCTTGGGCACGATGAAGGTCAGCGATCCCAGGATCGACATGTAGGGCGAATAGGGAGCTTCCATGCGCCAGTGAATCTCGTCGGGCGCGACGACCTTGATGTCCTTCACGAGACTATGGCCGACGCGGCTGCGCGCGCGGAAATCGGGATTGTTGATCAGCTCGAGCGAGAACTTCACGTCCTCGGCCGTGAACGCCGTGCCGTCGTGCCATTTCACGTCGCTGCGGAGCTTGATCTTCCAGGTCAGGCCGTCGGCCGACAGGCCGCCATTCTCGATGGTCGGGACTTCGCGGGCGAGGTCGGGAACGAACTTGCCGTCGGGGTCGATGAACCAGAGCGGCGAGAACACCTGCCACCAGATGCCCTGATCGACTTCGATGCCCGGCATCAGGGGATGAAAGACCGTCGGCTCCTGCGACAGCGCCGCGATCACCTGCCCGCGCGGCTTGTCCGGCGGATTGGTTGGACGTTCGGTCTGCGCAAATGCGTGGCCCGAAAGCGTCCATCCCGCCGCGGCGCCCGCGCCGAGCTGAAAGATCTGACGGCGATTCGGATTGCCGAGATGCAGTGCCCCAACGCCGAACTTCCCGGTGTCGTCCGCCATGACCACTCTCCGTTTTCGCACGCGGCACCGTCTCCCGCGCCCCGAGATCCCCGGCAAAGGGACAGGAGTGGGCTTTAGTGCTTCTAAATTTTTCTACCAAAAGTTCATCACGACTAAATACAGCTGTCAATCGCATTGCTAGGATGCGCGACCTTTTCACTCCGACTGGAAGCTTCGGACCGTCGTTGTCCGGGGCCGAGATGATGCATGGGAGAGCGACATGGATGGTCGCGGCGAGATCAACGATCCGAAAGATGCCCCGGCGACCGAGGCCGACGATGCCGTCGACCAGCGCCTCGGCGAGACCGTGCGGCTGCTGCGGCAGCGTGCGGGCCTGTCGATCCAGGACGTCGCCAACAAGACCGGCCTCTCCAACGGCATGATCAGCCAGCTCGAACGCGCGCGCGCCATGCCGTCGATACGCACGCTGCGGCTGCTCAGCATCGCGCTCGACGTTCCCATCTCCTATTTCTTCGAGACCACCGACCCCGCCGACGTGCAGCGCTATATCGTGCGCAAGAACAGCCGGCGCTTGCTGCGGCTCACCACCAGCGGTGTGGTCAAGGAAGCGCTGACGCCGGCAGACAAAGGCCAGCTCGAGCTCTACGAGCTCACGCTCAATCCTGGCGCCTCGTCCGGCACCGACTTCCTGCAGCACACCGGCGAGAAGGCGGGCTATATCCTCTCGGGGAGCCTGCGGCTGTGGCTCGACAACCAGGCCCATCTGCTCGAGGCCGGCGACAGCTTTCGCTTTCCGAGCATCGTGCCGCACATGTTCGACAACCCGACCCAGCAGACCGCCCGCGTGATCTGGGTGACCACGTTGCGCCAGACCGATTCGCCGGCAGGTTGAAGCGCCATCCGACCGGCACCACCGCAAATTGCCCCTCGACGCCGCCGCGCGGAATCTGTAGCTCACACTGTCGCTGACGTGGCGCCGGACATTGACCGGGCGGACACGGGGGGCCGCGACTGACGCGTTGGTGTGAGACCATGAAACTCAGGGAGCTTCTGACACTCGCGATGGCCGCGCAGGTCATCGTGACCGCGGCGGCTCTCCTCGTCTCCTATGCCGCGACCGGAACCGGGTTCGGCGTTGCTCAGATTGTCGCCCTGCTCGCAAGCGGCGCCATTGCCGTCCTGCTCGCGCGTCTGTGCACGCGCGCGATCGAAACCGCGCAGGAAAAACGTGCCGCCGCGCAACTGGCCGAGCAGGCGCGGGCCAGCGCACAGATGACGCAAGCCGTCATCAAGACCGCGCTCGACGCCTTCATTCAGACCGACCAGAGCGGCATCGTGCTGGAATGGAGTCTTCAGGCCGAGGCCCTGACCGGATGGACGCGCAAGGAGGCCCTCGGCACCGATGTCGTCGACCTCCTCATCGCCGAGCCGCTGCGCGACGGCTTCAGGCAACGCATGATGCGGCTGCTGCCGGAATTGTCGGATACGCCGATCGGCATCCGGTTCGAAGCGACCCTGCTGCACCGGGACGGCGACGAGATCCTGATCGAGGCCTCCAGCACGGCGCTCCGCATCGGGGAGCGCACCCTCATCAACAATTTCGTCAAGGACGTTACCCAGAAGCGCGCCGCCGCGGAGCAGCTGATCCAGGCCCAGAAGATGGAGGCGATTGGCCAGCTCACCGGCGGCATCGCGCACGAATTCAACAACATGCTCACCGTGATCACGGGCACGATCGAGATCCTCGCCGACGCCGTGAAGGACAATCCGCCGCTCGCGACCATCACCAAGCTGATCAGCGACACCGCCGATCGCGGCGCCGCGCTGACGTCGAGCCTGTTGTCCTTTGCCCGCAAGCAGGCGCTCAAGCCGGCCGAGAGCGACATCAACGTACTGCTCGAAGAGCTCGCAAAGCTGCTGCTGGCAACCTTCGACAAGAAGATCGAAATCGTGACCCGGCTCGACGGCAACGTCTGGCTCGCCCTCGTCGACCGCGGCCAATTGAGCTCGGCGCTTCTCAACCTCGCGATCAACGCCCGCGACGCGATGCTGGATGGCGGCAGACTGACGCTGACGACGCGCAACGTCGTGTTCGGCGTCCGCGAGGCCGTGGCGGTCGGGGCCGGCTATGCCGGCGATTATGTCGAGATCGAGATCGCGGACACCGGCACCGGCATTCCGCCGGCCATTCTGGAGCGGATCTTCGATCCCTTCTTCTCGACCAAGGACGTCGGCAAGGGCACGGGGCTCGGGCTCAGCATGGTGTTCGGATTCATCAAGCAGTCCGGCGGCGGCATCAAGGTCGCTTCCGAAGAAGGACGCGGCACGACTTTCGCGATCTACCTGCCGAAGGCGGAGGCGAGCACGCTTCGTCCTACCGGCTATGACGAGCGCAAAGTCGTGGGCGGGACGGAAACCATCCTTTGTGTCGAGGACGACCGCGACGTCCGCCAGTACGTCACGGTCCAGCTCGAAAGCCTCGGCTACAAGGTCATTCCGGCCGCCAATGCGGCCGAGGCGCTCGCCATCGCGGCCGAAGGCACGCCCTTCGACCTGCTCTTCACCGACATCGTGATGGCCGGCAGCTTGAATGGACGAGAGCTCGCCGACGAGATGGTGGCCGCGCGCCCCTCGCTGCGGGTGCTGTTCACGTCGGGCTATGCCAACGACGCCCCGCATGCGCAGGGACGCGCCACCAAGGGCGCGCCGCTCCTGACAAAGCCCTACCGCAAGGCCGAGCTCGCGCGCATGCTGCGCCGCTCCCTCGACACCGCCGTCGACGCGGCTGGCGATCCGATCCCGACGCCCTATTCGGTGCAGGCCGATCTCGAAGGCTTTCTGCGCAGGCAGGCGGCTGAGCGCGACAGGCGCTAGGGCCAGTCTTGCGCATGGACAGCGCATGGCTGCTGCGCAACACTCCGTCTCAGTTACAATCCCATTGGAGGCAAGCCATGACGTCACTCGAAAAGGGCATCACCGCGAACGGTACGGGCTATGGCGGCAAGACCTGGAACATCCTGGGCCAGGTCTATTTCCCCAAGGCCGTCACCGACTCGACCTTCGCGTTCGAGACCAACAGCGATCCCGGCCAGTTCGTGCCGGTGCACATCCATCCGACCCAGGACGAATTCATCCTGGTGCAGGAAGGCACGCTCGACCTCAAGCTCGACGGCAAATGGGTCAAGGCCCACGCCGGCGACCTCGTGCGCCTGCCGCGCGGCATCCCGCACGGCTATTTCAACAAGTCCGACAAGCCGGCCCGCGCGTTGTTCTGGGTCTCGCCGATGCAGAAGCTGGAGGCGCTGTTCAACCAGCTCCATGACCTGACCGACCCGGCCGAGGTCGTGCGCATCTCGGCGCTGCACGAGGTCGACTTCCTGCCGCCCGAAGCCAACGACTAGGCTACGATCCCCCAACCGACGAATCGTTGGGGGAACCGGCCATGCCTGCACGACATCAATTCCTCGCCATCATCGCCGCGCTTGGGCTGCTCCTCACGACG of the Bradyrhizobium sp. WSM1417 genome contains:
- a CDS encoding cupin domain-containing protein, which encodes MDGRGEINDPKDAPATEADDAVDQRLGETVRLLRQRAGLSIQDVANKTGLSNGMISQLERARAMPSIRTLRLLSIALDVPISYFFETTDPADVQRYIVRKNSRRLLRLTTSGVVKEALTPADKGQLELYELTLNPGASSGTDFLQHTGEKAGYILSGSLRLWLDNQAHLLEAGDSFRFPSIVPHMFDNPTQQTARVIWVTTLRQTDSPAG
- a CDS encoding FAD-binding oxidoreductase, with product MSPPLTRINSDERLPAQVDVVVIGGGVIGVSAAYHLAKKGLSVALVEKGHVGGEQSSRNWGWCRQQGRAREEIPLAREALRLWEDMQNDAGVDAGFRRTGVLFLTKSKDELASWERWAAVAREMQVHSTVLTPAEVAERLPGNAEKWVGGLHTPSDGRAEPSMAVPALATAARKHGVTIHQGCAARGLETQGGRVSAVVTEKGTIRTQSVLLSGGAWSSLFCRRHGIELPIGLVNATACRTTPGPEITSGALGTDFYCIRRRLDGGFTLALRNRGTVELSPDLFRYARTFWPTYLHRKNGLKLSFGKSFFDQLMRGTSWSLDKPSPFETERVRDPAPDMSLVNAALASLIRSNPELKDIEIAEAWGGTIDCTPDTIPVISPVDAMPGFFLATGFSGHGFGIGPAAGKLAADIVTGATPLVDPAAYSHKRLIDGRRLAPVSPF
- a CDS encoding cupin domain-containing protein produces the protein MTSLEKGITANGTGYGGKTWNILGQVYFPKAVTDSTFAFETNSDPGQFVPVHIHPTQDEFILVQEGTLDLKLDGKWVKAHAGDLVRLPRGIPHGYFNKSDKPARALFWVSPMQKLEALFNQLHDLTDPAEVVRISALHEVDFLPPEAND
- a CDS encoding ATP-binding protein, with translation MKLRELLTLAMAAQVIVTAAALLVSYAATGTGFGVAQIVALLASGAIAVLLARLCTRAIETAQEKRAAAQLAEQARASAQMTQAVIKTALDAFIQTDQSGIVLEWSLQAEALTGWTRKEALGTDVVDLLIAEPLRDGFRQRMMRLLPELSDTPIGIRFEATLLHRDGDEILIEASSTALRIGERTLINNFVKDVTQKRAAAEQLIQAQKMEAIGQLTGGIAHEFNNMLTVITGTIEILADAVKDNPPLATITKLISDTADRGAALTSSLLSFARKQALKPAESDINVLLEELAKLLLATFDKKIEIVTRLDGNVWLALVDRGQLSSALLNLAINARDAMLDGGRLTLTTRNVVFGVREAVAVGAGYAGDYVEIEIADTGTGIPPAILERIFDPFFSTKDVGKGTGLGLSMVFGFIKQSGGGIKVASEEGRGTTFAIYLPKAEASTLRPTGYDERKVVGGTETILCVEDDRDVRQYVTVQLESLGYKVIPAANAAEALAIAAEGTPFDLLFTDIVMAGSLNGRELADEMVAARPSLRVLFTSGYANDAPHAQGRATKGAPLLTKPYRKAELARMLRRSLDTAVDAAGDPIPTPYSVQADLEGFLRRQAAERDRR
- a CDS encoding peptide ABC transporter substrate-binding protein — translated: MADDTGKFGVGALHLGNPNRRQIFQLGAGAAAGWTLSGHAFAQTERPTNPPDKPRGQVIAALSQEPTVFHPLMPGIEVDQGIWWQVFSPLWFIDPDGKFVPDLAREVPTIENGGLSADGLTWKIKLRSDVKWHDGTAFTAEDVKFSLELINNPDFRARSRVGHSLVKDIKVVAPDEIHWRMEAPYSPYMSILGSLTFIVPKHILEKVTDPNASPFHNAPVGTGPFRWGERVPGDHIQLNAHAGYHGKGPYVERVVFKYIPDLTVLYTQFRTGQVDYTGLQGILPNFVQEAKTLKGRKIFVSSTSSVEHIAPNLEFGALADRTVREALYLAINKQAIIDALNYGLPTQTESFVPQQAWSFQQGLPQHKYDPAKANTLLDAAGWVRGSGGVREKSGVKLEFTNSTTSGNAVREQTQQLLIQDWRAIGAAMRVNNMPAAVIWGDFWQQSKFNSVIVGVNFMLGSDPDVTPRFGSGAIPAKGGRGYNTYQYRNPEADRLLAEGAKQFDLAQRKTTYGNLQKLIRDDLAILPLFQGFIAEGVKEGLQGFRPNINMSINCWNIREWYWA
- a CDS encoding ABC transporter ATP-binding protein, whose translation is MSMGATGADHVAAKAPSPVLSVSGLTTSFLRERQWSPVVRDVSFDIASGETVAIVGESGSGKSVTALSIMRLIPKENGRVEGSVRLAGRDLLTLPEASMKDVRGNDIAMIFQEPMTSLNPVLTIGFQIAEALIQHRGLSRAAAEVETIRLLDRVRIPAAKSRFHEHPHRFSGGMRQRVMIAMALACKPRLLIADEPTTALDVTIQAQILELLKELQQEEEMSILFITHDMGVVAEIADRTVVMYGGQAVETDHTSRIFAAPSHPYTRALLAAVPRLGSMEGRTRPMRFPIVDKATGTSDEPAETPDTVSIAERPLLEVSNLTTRFPIRSGLFGKVSGRVHAVENISFSLRAGETLALVGESGCGKSTTGRSILKLTEPDSGTVLIDGQDVLAMSARTLRDFRKQMQIVFQDPVASLNPRMSVGTAIAAPLLANGLATASQAREKVADLLVRVGLTADMAARFPHEFSGGQRQRICIARALALGPKLIVADEAVSALDVSVKAQVVNLMLDLQASMGLAYLFISHDIAVVERMSHRVAVMYLGEIVETGPRAALFGNPQHPYTKKLMAAVPVPDPSRRGTRREVANDEIRSPVRAPDYQPPVRQYREVSPGHVVQVWGEEWSA
- a CDS encoding ABC transporter permease, giving the protein MARYVANRLAQAIMLLVIVSAIGFAILHLAPGGPLSQFAASAQMTQEDLDRVTRQLGLDRSLPIQYLDWFGRMLRGDWGRSYRDGEPVLAVISSHLGATLELMATATIIAVLLGCWIGVLGALRRYSLFDSLATVGAMIALSIPTFWFGLVTIYVFSVKLGWLPAGNRQTVGDGSLLDLLHHLIAPALVLALVETAMWGRFMRSSMLEVINQDYIRTARAKGMPEWRILTVHALRNALLPMITVGGLQFPTLLGGALVAETVFTWPGMGRLFLDSIGYRDYPVVMGILMFSAIMVLIGSLLADILYAVVDPRIRVG
- a CDS encoding glyoxylate/hydroxypyruvate reductase A, whose protein sequence is MTVLYKANMVRGAEWAGFFAERAPDVPFRLWPDIGDPADVRYLVVWVPPDDIATTFPNLELVFSVGAGVDQFDASKAPPHIPLVRMLEPGIAETMVEYVTMAVLALHRDLLHFIGQQKAQVWREIRITPAKRRRVGVMGLGQLGQAALERLTVFGFPLLGWNRSPREIDGVTCYAGMQTLPDFLAQTDILVCLLPLTDETRGILNADLFARLPRGASLVNVGRGPHLVEADFLAALDSGALSGAVLDVAEPEPLPAGHPFWSHPRILITPHNASMTTPDTAVDFVLDVIARHRRGEELPGRVDRSRGY
- a CDS encoding ABC transporter permease; translation: MTTAALSTDQLAPGQAAWRRFRRHRLALAGALIILVLVLGSVFGPYLLPFDDTYIDIMKRFAPPLSGAHILGTDELGRDVLARLMMGARVSLSIGFVAMVIAMAVGIAVGAFAGFYGGVVGAVLMRLVDAMLCFPTIFLLLALAALIEPGFVTTTVLIAATAWMWVARVVEAQVRSLREREFAVAALAFGSSNLRIMFRELVPNAVAPIVVAATLNVAKAILLESYLSYLGYGIQPPAASLGNMLNNAQIYLTSAPWLAIAPGLAITLAVTSFNFLGDGLRDALDPRMNIP